One genomic region from Harpia harpyja isolate bHarHar1 chromosome 1, bHarHar1 primary haplotype, whole genome shotgun sequence encodes:
- the RNF114 gene encoding E3 ubiquitin-protein ligase RNF114: MAVAGGGGSSRSPERRHDPLSRFTCPVCLEVYESPVRVPCGHVFCTPCLQECLKPKKPVCGVCRSTLSPGSRALDLEKQIETTETTCNGCNKKMYLSKMRSHAASCSKYQNYIMEGVKAVTKEPFHNTRNFPNRFTFPCPYCSEKNFDQEGLVEHCKTLHSMDAKQVVCPICASMPWGDPNYRSANFMEHLQRRHRFSYDTFVDYDADEDDMMAQVLMRSLRDK, encoded by the exons ATGGCGGTGGCCGGTGGCGGCGGCTCTTCTCGCTCCCCGGAGCGGCGGCACGACCCACTGTCGCGCTTCACCTGCCCCGTGTGCCTAGAGGTGTACGAGAGTCCGGTGCGCGTGCCCTGCGGACACGT CTTTTGCACTCCGTGCCTGCAGGAATGTCTTAAGCCGAAAAAGCCAGTTTGTGGTGTCTGCCGCAGCACCCTATCGCCTGGTAGCAGAGCTCTGGACCTGGAAAAGCAAATTGAAACGACAGAAACCACTTGCAATGGCTGCAATAAAAAA ATGTATCTCTCAAAGATGCGTAGCCATGCAGCTTCTTGTTCAAAGTACCAGAATTACATAATGGAGGGCGTGAAAGCCGTAACTAAAGAACCATTTCACAACACCAG GAACTTCCCAAATCGCTTTACCTTTCCTTGTCCGTATTGCAGCGAGAAAAACTTTGATCAAGAAGGACTAGTTGAACACTGCAAAACATTGCACAGCATGGATGCAAAACAAGTG gTTTGCCCAATTTGTGCCTCAATGCCATGGGGAGACCCAAATTACAGGAGTGCTAACTTCATGGAGCACCTTCAAAGGCGACATCGCTTTTCTTATGATACTTTTGTG GATTATGATGCTGATGAAGATGATATGATGGCACAGGTTTTGATGCGTTCGTTGCGGGATAAATGA